Proteins encoded in a region of the Oncorhynchus keta strain PuntledgeMale-10-30-2019 unplaced genomic scaffold, Oket_V2 Un_contig_204_pilon_pilon, whole genome shotgun sequence genome:
- the LOC127920753 gene encoding myoblast determination protein 1 homolog 1, with protein sequence MELPDIPFPITSPDDFYDDPCFNTSDMHFFEDLDPRLVHVGLLKPDDHHHKEDEHIRAPSGHHQAGRCLLWACKACKRKTTNADRRKAATMRERRRLSKVNDAFETLKRCTSTNPNQRLPKVDILRNAISYIESLQGLLRGAGQEGNYYPVMDHYSGDSDASSPRSNCSDGMMDFNGQSCPPRRRNKYDSTYFNEAPNDSRHKKNSVISSLDCLSNIVERITTDTSACPAVQDGSEGSSPCSPGDGSIASENGAPIPSPINCVPALHDPNTIYQVL encoded by the exons ATGGAGTTGCCGGATATTCCTTTCCCTATAACCTCTCCAGATGACTTCTACGACGACCCTTGCTTCAACACCAGCGACATGCATTTCTTTGAGGACCTGGACCCGAGACTCGTTCATGTGGGTCTCCTCAAGCCGGACGACCACCATCACAAAGAGGACGAGCACATCCGGGCACCGAGTGGGCACCACCAGGCTGGCAGGTGCCTCCTGTGGGCCTGCAAAGCCTGTAAGAGGAAGACCACCAATGCTGATCGCAGGAAAGCAGCTACCATGCGGGAAAGAAGGCGACTGAGCAAGGTGAACGATGCATTCGAGACACTGAAGAGATGTACGTCTACTAACCCAAACCAGAGGCTGCCCAAAGTGGATATCCTGCGGAATGCCATCAGCTATATTGAGTCTCTACAAGGCCTGCTTCGTGGGGCCGGACAGGAGGGCAACTATTACCCGGTGATGGATCACTATAGCGGGGACTCGGATGCGTCCAGTCCCCGCTCCAACTGCTCAGACGGAATG ATGGATTTCAATGGCCAGTCTTGTCCACCAAGACGGAGAAACAAGTATGATAGCACCTACTTCAACGAAGCACCAAATG ATTCCAGACACAAGAAGAACTCTGTTATTTCCAGTTTGGACTGCCTGTCAAACATCGTGGAGCGCATCACCACGGATACCTCTGCCTGTCCCGCTGTTCAGGACGGTTCCGAGGGTAGCAGCCCCTGTTCTCCCGGGGATGGTTCCATAGCGAGTGAGAACGGAGCCCCCATCCCGTCCCCGATCAACTGCGTCCCCGCCTTACATGACCCAAACACCATCTACCAGGTGTTGTGA